In Streptomyces sp. NBC_00483, a single window of DNA contains:
- a CDS encoding I78 family peptidase inhibitor gives MAPIPTPPAEPQDNPDAYVGLDAPSAESQAGARGWSTVRQLPPGAIITMEYLAGRLNFEVTEGKVTRCWKG, from the coding sequence ATGGCACCCATCCCCACCCCGCCGGCGGAACCACAGGACAATCCGGACGCGTACGTCGGGCTCGACGCGCCCAGTGCCGAGTCACAGGCAGGCGCGCGTGGCTGGTCGACCGTCAGGCAGCTGCCGCCGGGCGCGATCATCACCATGGAGTACCTGGCCGGGCGGCTCAACTTCGAGGTCACCGAGGGAAAGGTGACGCGCTGCTGGAAGGGCTGA
- a CDS encoding phosphatase PAP2 family protein, producing the protein MRTERNLTRRVERVFARLDREPERPTHVDMPHMSRHRVVLFGLTLSFYLTIVVAVLTTSWLVAVDWQVMFFRPYQQWPDIHAFLDYWVVLGQRGPTAVMVMSWLGWRSWRQHTLRPLLMFGTSLLLLNVTVGAAKYGMGRAGPHYATTIGSSEMWQGGDIFPSGHTANAVVTWGILAYLASTPRARRWLSAVSAVISLSVGLTTVYLGTHWLSDVLLGWAAGLLILLALPWCEPLVARAEAWILSWRDRLLGRRSGARLPQPESEPVPVPALTTAARTRESAGATRSSRQLLPQGPHTPRGERTPITPAGSRRPNTERLTRGTPSTRTVS; encoded by the coding sequence GTGCGTACCGAACGAAACCTGACCCGCCGTGTGGAGCGGGTCTTCGCCAGGCTCGATCGCGAGCCCGAACGACCGACCCATGTGGACATGCCCCACATGAGCCGGCACCGGGTCGTGCTCTTCGGGCTGACCCTGTCCTTCTACCTCACGATCGTGGTGGCGGTGCTCACCACGTCGTGGCTGGTCGCTGTCGACTGGCAGGTCATGTTCTTCCGGCCGTACCAGCAGTGGCCGGACATCCACGCCTTCCTCGACTACTGGGTCGTCCTCGGCCAGCGCGGTCCGACGGCCGTGATGGTGATGTCGTGGCTGGGCTGGCGTTCGTGGCGGCAGCACACGCTGCGCCCGCTGCTGATGTTCGGCACCTCGCTGCTGCTGCTCAACGTGACGGTGGGCGCCGCCAAGTACGGCATGGGCCGCGCCGGCCCGCACTACGCCACGACCATCGGGTCGAGCGAGATGTGGCAGGGCGGCGACATATTTCCTTCGGGCCACACCGCGAACGCGGTGGTGACCTGGGGCATCCTCGCCTACCTCGCCTCCACCCCGCGGGCCAGGCGCTGGCTGTCCGCGGTCTCCGCGGTGATCTCCCTGAGCGTCGGCCTGACCACGGTCTATCTCGGTACGCACTGGCTGAGCGACGTGCTGCTCGGCTGGGCCGCGGGCCTGCTCATCCTGCTCGCGCTGCCCTGGTGCGAGCCGCTGGTGGCCCGCGCGGAGGCCTGGATCCTCTCCTGGCGTGACCGCCTGCTCGGCCGCCGCTCCGGCGCCCGGCTGCCACAGCCGGAGTCCGAGCCGGTTCCGGTCCCGGCGCTGACCACGGCCGCCCGCACACGCGAGTCCGCCGGGGCCACCAGATCGAGCCGCCAGCTGCTCCCACAGGGCCCGCACACCCCGCGTGGCGAGCGCACACCGATCACCCCGGCAGGCAGCCGCCGACCGAACACGGAGAGACTCACGCGCGGGACGCCGTCGACGAGAACGGTGTCCTGA
- a CDS encoding cell division protein SepF, with protein MGSVRKASAWLGLVDDNDEERYYDDDYDEGPEPATAGDAAWVTDPRVKVASEEAQEKGRRIGTVTPDSFRDARRIGEMFRDGVPVIINLTAMEASDAKRVVDFAAGLIFGLRGSIDRVATRVFLLSPADTQIVSGRDTKEPTDGFFNQS; from the coding sequence ATGGGATCGGTGCGCAAGGCGAGTGCCTGGCTTGGCCTCGTCGACGACAACGATGAAGAGCGTTACTACGACGACGACTACGACGAGGGGCCCGAGCCCGCCACCGCCGGCGACGCAGCCTGGGTCACGGACCCGCGCGTGAAGGTCGCCTCCGAGGAGGCCCAGGAGAAGGGCCGCCGGATCGGCACCGTGACCCCGGACAGCTTCCGGGACGCGCGGCGCATCGGAGAGATGTTCCGGGACGGGGTTCCGGTCATCATCAACCTCACGGCGATGGAGGCGTCCGACGCCAAGCGCGTGGTGGACTTCGCCGCGGGCCTGATCTTCGGGCTCCGGGGTTCGATCGACCGGGTCGCCACGCGGGTGTTCCTGCTGAGCCCCGCGGACACGCAGATCGTCTCCGGCCGTGACACCAAGGAACCGACGGACGGTTTCTTCAATCAGAGCTGA
- a CDS encoding DUF5685 family protein yields the protein MFGMVRPCSHRLGESLKTQWMAHLCGLCLALRGDHGQFARVVTNYDGLLISVLTEAQSERSGAAGAWRRQAGPCPLRGMRGASVAQGEGARLAAAVSLVLASAKVCDHVDDRDGLFARRPVAVAARRVAASWGRAGARTGSDVGFDTAVLLDAVERQAGIEALAGPGGSVLTVTEPTETATAAAFAHTAMLAGRPGNAEPLAEVGRLFGRLAHLLDAVEDQDADAGAGAWNPLSATGTSLAEARRLADDALHGIRLALRDVDFVDGKLAHLLLAHELGRSVDRAFGAEAHAHGHGAHGGHEAYGSGNPYGGGDAHGGGSPYGGGNPYGGDPNGVGGPGGSGGPGGPGGPGGPGGGDFFGKSPKPGKRGLLAGCAVAIGLCCTCKVCCAEEYEGAWSRKKREGCCRNCDGPDCCDCCDCCSCCDCGL from the coding sequence TTGTTCGGCATGGTCCGGCCCTGCTCTCATCGGCTCGGTGAGAGCCTCAAAACCCAGTGGATGGCCCACCTCTGCGGGCTCTGTCTGGCACTGCGCGGCGACCACGGGCAGTTCGCCCGTGTCGTCACCAACTACGACGGTTTGCTCATCTCCGTCCTGACGGAGGCTCAGAGCGAGCGGTCCGGTGCGGCCGGTGCGTGGCGGCGGCAGGCCGGGCCCTGTCCGCTGCGGGGCATGCGCGGCGCGTCCGTCGCGCAGGGCGAGGGGGCGCGGCTCGCCGCCGCGGTCTCCCTGGTGCTCGCGTCGGCGAAGGTGTGCGATCACGTCGACGACCGGGACGGTCTTTTCGCGCGCAGGCCGGTGGCCGTGGCCGCGCGGAGGGTCGCCGCGAGCTGGGGAAGGGCCGGTGCCCGTACCGGATCTGACGTCGGGTTCGACACGGCGGTCCTGCTCGACGCCGTCGAGCGGCAGGCCGGGATCGAGGCGCTCGCCGGGCCCGGCGGCTCCGTCCTGACCGTGACCGAGCCGACCGAGACCGCGACCGCCGCCGCCTTCGCGCACACGGCGATGCTGGCCGGGCGGCCGGGGAACGCCGAGCCGCTCGCCGAGGTGGGCCGGTTGTTCGGGCGGCTCGCACATCTGCTGGACGCCGTCGAGGACCAGGACGCCGATGCCGGGGCCGGCGCCTGGAACCCGCTGTCCGCCACCGGCACGTCGCTCGCCGAGGCGCGGCGCCTCGCCGACGACGCCCTGCACGGCATCCGGCTCGCGCTGCGCGACGTCGACTTCGTGGACGGCAAGCTGGCGCACTTGCTGCTCGCGCACGAGCTGGGGCGCTCGGTGGACCGGGCGTTCGGGGCCGAGGCGCATGCGCATGGGCATGGAGCGCATGGGGGCCACGAGGCGTACGGGTCCGGGAATCCGTACGGCGGCGGCGATGCCCATGGCGGCGGGAGTCCTTACGGCGGTGGCAACCCCTACGGCGGCGATCCGAACGGCGTCGGCGGACCAGGCGGATCCGGAGGCCCGGGTGGTCCCGGCGGGCCCGGTGGTCCGGGCGGTGGTGATTTCTTCGGGAAGTCGCCGAAGCCGGGGAAGCGGGGGCTGCTCGCCGGGTGCGCCGTCGCGATCGGGCTCTGCTGCACCTGCAAGGTGTGCTGCGCCGAGGAGTACGAGGGCGCGTGGTCCCGGAAGAAGCGCGAGGGCTGCTGCCGGAACTGCGACGGACCCGATTGTTGCGACTGCTGTGACTGCTGCTC
- the ctaD gene encoding aa3-type cytochrome oxidase subunit I, which produces MGTTGVQAGPATVGAARERRPGRVVVDWLTTTDHKKIGHLYLVTSFCFFLIGGVMALLMRAELARPGMQMLSNEEYNQLFTMHGTIMLLLFATPTFAGFANEIMPLQIGSPDVAFPRLNMLSYWLFAFGGLIVLGSLIVPGGAADFGWFAYAPLNSLTRSPGIGADLWIMGLALAGFGTILGSVNFLTTIIGMRAPGMTMFRMPIFTWNTLFTSILVLLAFPVLAAALLCLEADRRFGSVVFEAQYGGALLWQHLFWFFGHPEVYIIALPFFGIISEILPVFSRKPIWGYSMLVGATMAITGLSVVVWAHHMFATGGVLLPFFSFMSFLIAVPTGVKFFNWTGTMLKGSLSFETPMLWSIGFLTTFLFGGLTGVILASPPMDFHVTDSYFVVAHFHYVVFGTVVFATFAGFYFWWPKLTGKLLDERLGKIHFWTLFVGFHTTFLVQHWLGAEGMPRRYADYLAADGFTALNTLSSIGAFLLGLSTLPFLYNVWRTTKYGVKVEVDDPWGYGRSLEWATACPPPRHNFVTLPRIRSESPAFDLHHPEFAAFENRPLESGQKEKD; this is translated from the coding sequence ATGGGTACGACCGGGGTGCAGGCCGGGCCTGCGACGGTGGGGGCCGCGCGCGAGCGACGTCCGGGCCGGGTCGTCGTGGACTGGCTGACCACGACCGACCACAAGAAGATCGGCCACCTCTACCTGGTCACGTCGTTCTGCTTCTTCCTCATCGGCGGGGTGATGGCCCTGCTCATGCGGGCCGAACTGGCCCGTCCGGGCATGCAGATGCTCTCCAACGAGGAGTACAACCAGCTGTTCACGATGCACGGCACGATCATGCTGCTGCTGTTCGCGACGCCGACCTTCGCCGGCTTCGCCAACGAGATCATGCCGCTGCAGATCGGCTCGCCGGACGTCGCGTTCCCGCGCCTGAACATGCTCTCGTACTGGCTGTTCGCCTTCGGCGGCCTGATCGTGCTCGGCTCGCTCATCGTGCCGGGCGGGGCCGCGGACTTCGGCTGGTTCGCGTACGCGCCGCTGAACAGCCTGACCCGCTCCCCCGGCATCGGCGCCGACCTGTGGATCATGGGGCTCGCGCTCGCCGGGTTCGGCACGATCCTCGGCTCGGTGAACTTCCTGACCACGATCATCGGGATGCGGGCGCCCGGCATGACGATGTTCCGGATGCCGATCTTCACGTGGAACACGCTGTTCACGTCGATCCTGGTGCTGCTCGCGTTCCCGGTGCTCGCGGCCGCGCTGCTCTGCCTGGAGGCGGACCGCCGGTTCGGGTCCGTGGTGTTCGAGGCCCAGTACGGGGGCGCGCTGCTGTGGCAGCACCTCTTCTGGTTCTTCGGGCATCCGGAGGTCTACATCATCGCGCTGCCCTTCTTCGGGATCATCAGCGAGATCCTGCCGGTCTTCAGCCGCAAGCCGATCTGGGGCTACTCGATGCTGGTCGGCGCGACGATGGCGATCACGGGCCTGTCGGTGGTCGTGTGGGCGCACCATATGTTCGCCACCGGCGGGGTGCTGCTGCCCTTCTTCTCGTTCATGTCGTTCCTGATCGCGGTGCCCACGGGCGTGAAGTTCTTCAACTGGACCGGGACGATGCTGAAGGGCTCGCTGTCCTTCGAGACACCGATGCTGTGGTCGATCGGCTTCCTGACCACGTTCCTCTTCGGCGGCCTGACCGGCGTCATCCTCGCCTCGCCACCGATGGACTTCCATGTCACCGACTCGTATTTCGTGGTGGCGCACTTCCACTACGTGGTGTTCGGCACGGTCGTCTTCGCGACCTTCGCCGGCTTCTACTTCTGGTGGCCGAAGCTGACGGGGAAGCTGCTCGACGAGCGGCTCGGCAAGATCCACTTCTGGACGCTGTTCGTCGGCTTCCACACGACGTTCCTGGTCCAGCACTGGCTGGGCGCGGAGGGCATGCCGCGCCGGTACGCGGACTACCTGGCGGCGGACGGCTTCACGGCGCTGAACACCCTCTCGTCGATCGGCGCGTTCCTGCTCGGCCTCTCCACGCTGCCGTTCCTCTACAACGTCTGGAGGACGACGAAGTACGGGGTGAAGGTCGAGGTCGACGACCCGTGGGGGTACGGCAGGTCCCTGGAGTGGGCGACGGCCTGCCCGCCGCCGCGCCACAACTTCGTCACGCTGCCGAGGATCCGCTCGGAGTCCCCGGCGTTCGACCTGCACCACCCGGAGTTCGCGGCCTTCGAGAACCGGCCGCTGGAGTCAGGGCAGAAGGAGAAGGACTAG
- a CDS encoding MFS transporter encodes MSGTNTASGRALGRLAAMGTRPHRWVVLVVLCTSLLLVALDSTILYVALPAVTEDLKPTSVELLWIGDAYPLVCASLLILFGTLGDRVGRRKILLLGYGLFGAASALAVFSDTAQVLIVARAILGIGGAMIMPATLSILRDVFPDRHERAVAIGVWTAVAAVGAATGPVLGGFLVEHFWWGSVFLINIPLMLIMLPLCRVLVPESKGRSDGPWDLFGALLAALGVLGVVYGIKELGTKRDLLDAEAVLPFVVGVVLLFFFVRRQRRREHPLIDMKLFSRVAFSTSVGCIVIAMLALVGLELIAVQYLQLVLGLSPLETGLRMLPLTFAAMTAGVLGSANLRRFGPRAMVASGFALTACAVLMLCAMGQQDQPWLLGFGFVLLGFGFQTTLFGAYESMLTEAPADDAGGAAAIGETSYQLGAGMGIALLGSVMNAAYAPGLGHVPGVSDGTSTAAGHSLGEAYQIAAQLGGAAGDAVREAARAAFVHGLHVTLVVSAVLLFLGAVAALRLPKRMECEEADEAPAADDADVAAPRRASSPAESSASSAA; translated from the coding sequence ATGTCCGGGACGAACACGGCCTCCGGGCGCGCACTCGGGCGCCTGGCCGCCATGGGAACCCGACCCCACCGCTGGGTCGTCCTCGTCGTCCTGTGCACAAGTCTGCTTCTGGTCGCCCTCGACTCGACCATCCTCTACGTCGCGCTGCCCGCGGTCACCGAGGACCTCAAGCCCACCTCCGTCGAGCTCCTGTGGATCGGCGACGCGTATCCGTTGGTGTGCGCCTCGCTGCTGATCCTGTTCGGCACGCTGGGCGACAGAGTCGGCCGCCGCAAGATCCTGCTGCTCGGCTACGGCCTGTTCGGCGCGGCCTCCGCGCTCGCCGTGTTCTCCGACACCGCGCAGGTGCTCATCGTGGCCCGCGCGATCCTCGGCATCGGCGGCGCGATGATCATGCCCGCGACGCTCTCGATCCTGCGCGACGTCTTCCCCGACCGGCACGAGCGGGCCGTCGCGATCGGCGTGTGGACCGCGGTCGCCGCGGTCGGCGCCGCCACCGGGCCCGTACTCGGCGGCTTCCTCGTCGAGCACTTCTGGTGGGGCTCCGTCTTCCTCATCAACATCCCGCTGATGCTGATCATGCTGCCGCTGTGCCGGGTCCTCGTGCCCGAGTCCAAGGGGCGCAGCGACGGTCCGTGGGACCTGTTCGGCGCGCTGCTTGCCGCGCTCGGCGTGCTCGGTGTCGTCTACGGCATCAAGGAGCTCGGCACCAAGCGCGATCTGCTCGACGCCGAGGCCGTGCTGCCGTTCGTCGTCGGCGTCGTGCTGCTCTTCTTCTTCGTGCGCCGCCAGCGCCGCCGCGAGCACCCGCTCATCGACATGAAGCTGTTCTCGCGGGTCGCGTTCTCCACGTCCGTCGGCTGCATCGTCATCGCGATGCTCGCCCTCGTCGGCCTCGAACTGATCGCGGTCCAGTACCTCCAGCTGGTGCTCGGCCTCAGCCCGCTCGAGACCGGCCTGCGGATGCTGCCGCTGACCTTCGCAGCGATGACCGCGGGCGTCCTGGGCTCGGCGAACCTGCGCCGCTTCGGGCCGCGCGCCATGGTCGCGTCCGGCTTCGCGCTCACCGCCTGTGCGGTGCTGATGCTCTGCGCGATGGGCCAGCAGGACCAGCCGTGGCTGCTCGGCTTCGGCTTCGTCCTGCTCGGCTTCGGCTTCCAGACCACGCTGTTCGGGGCCTACGAGTCGATGCTCACGGAGGCGCCCGCGGACGACGCGGGCGGTGCGGCCGCGATCGGCGAGACCTCGTACCAGCTGGGCGCCGGCATGGGTATCGCGCTGCTCGGCTCCGTGATGAACGCGGCGTACGCGCCCGGGCTCGGCCATGTGCCGGGGGTCTCCGACGGCACGTCGACCGCCGCGGGGCACTCGCTGGGGGAGGCGTACCAGATCGCTGCGCAGCTCGGTGGCGCGGCGGGGGACGCAGTGCGGGAGGCCGCGCGCGCCGCGTTCGTGCACGGTCTGCACGTCACGCTGGTCGTCAGCGCGGTGCTGCTGTTCCTCGGGGCGGTCGCCGCGCTGCGACTGCCGAAGCGGATGGAGTGCGAGGAGGCGGACGAGGCGCCCGCGGCGGACGACGCGGACGTGGCGGCGCCGCGGCGGGCTTCGTCACCGGCGGAGTCTTCGGCGTCCTCGGCCGCGTGA